Proteins encoded together in one Myxococcus stipitatus window:
- the dnaK gene encoding molecular chaperone DnaK, giving the protein MAKVIGIDLGTTNSCVAVMEGGEPVVIPNSEGSRTTPSMVGFTDSGERLVGQIAKRQAITNPENTVFAVKRLIGRKFDSPEAKKAIGVSSFKVAASPNGDAWVEIRGKGHSPPEVSAIVLMKMKQTAEDYLGEPVTEAVITVPAYFNDSQRQATKDAGRIAGLNVLRIINEPTAAALAYGLDKVKDGGTERVAVYDLGGGTFDISILELTAGVFEVKSTNGDTFLGGEDFDQRLIDYLAKRFAEQNNGLDLRRDRMALQRLKEAAERAKHELSSAPETEVNLPFITADASGPKHLTETVDRATFEALVSDLVDRTIEPCKIALKDAGISAQHVNQVLLVGGMTRMPRVQQKVKEFFGKEPHKGINPDEVVAVGAAIQGGVLKGEVKDVLLLDVTPLSLGVETAGGVFTKIIDKNTTIPCKKSQVFSTAVDNQPLVSVHVLQGEREMAADNKTLARFELVGIPPAPRGVPQIEVSFDIDANGIVHVSAKDLGTGKVQQVRVVSNSGLSEAEIQAMISDAQSHASDDKKKKELAELRNNADGLIYTTEKSLEEYASLLSEKDREEIKTDLERLKGLLNTSDAAALKEAFQRLEGSAYRIADAIYTGQAS; this is encoded by the coding sequence ATGGCCAAGGTGATTGGAATCGACCTCGGAACGACCAACTCGTGTGTCGCCGTCATGGAAGGCGGCGAGCCGGTGGTCATCCCCAACAGCGAGGGCAGCCGCACCACCCCCTCCATGGTGGGCTTCACCGACTCCGGTGAACGGCTCGTGGGCCAGATTGCCAAGCGGCAGGCCATCACGAACCCGGAGAACACCGTCTTCGCGGTGAAGCGGCTCATCGGCCGCAAGTTCGACTCGCCGGAGGCGAAGAAGGCCATTGGCGTCAGCTCGTTCAAGGTGGCCGCCAGCCCCAACGGCGACGCGTGGGTGGAGATTCGCGGCAAGGGCCACAGCCCGCCGGAGGTCTCCGCCATCGTGCTGATGAAGATGAAGCAGACGGCGGAGGACTACCTCGGCGAGCCCGTCACCGAGGCGGTCATCACCGTCCCCGCGTACTTCAACGACAGCCAGCGCCAGGCGACCAAGGACGCGGGCCGCATCGCCGGCCTCAACGTCCTGCGCATCATCAACGAGCCCACGGCGGCGGCGCTGGCGTACGGCCTGGACAAGGTGAAGGACGGCGGCACCGAACGCGTGGCCGTCTACGACCTGGGCGGCGGCACGTTCGATATCTCCATCCTGGAGCTGACCGCCGGCGTCTTCGAGGTGAAGAGCACCAACGGCGACACGTTCCTGGGCGGCGAGGACTTCGACCAGCGCCTCATCGACTACCTGGCCAAGCGCTTCGCCGAGCAGAACAACGGCCTGGACCTGCGCCGTGACCGCATGGCGCTGCAGCGCCTGAAGGAGGCCGCCGAGCGCGCCAAGCACGAGCTGTCCAGCGCGCCGGAGACGGAGGTGAACCTGCCGTTCATCACCGCGGATGCCTCCGGGCCCAAGCACCTGACGGAGACGGTGGACCGCGCCACGTTCGAGGCGCTGGTGTCCGACCTGGTCGACCGCACCATCGAGCCCTGCAAGATCGCCCTCAAGGACGCGGGCATCAGCGCGCAGCACGTCAACCAGGTGCTGCTGGTGGGCGGCATGACGCGCATGCCGCGCGTGCAGCAGAAGGTGAAGGAGTTCTTCGGCAAGGAGCCGCACAAGGGCATCAACCCGGACGAGGTCGTCGCCGTGGGCGCGGCCATCCAGGGCGGCGTGCTCAAGGGCGAGGTGAAGGACGTCCTCCTGCTGGACGTGACGCCCCTGTCGCTGGGCGTGGAGACGGCCGGCGGCGTCTTCACGAAGATCATCGACAAGAACACCACCATCCCCTGCAAGAAGAGCCAGGTGTTCTCCACGGCGGTGGACAACCAGCCGCTGGTGAGCGTGCACGTCCTCCAGGGCGAGCGCGAGATGGCGGCGGACAACAAGACGCTGGCCCGCTTCGAGCTGGTGGGCATCCCCCCGGCGCCGCGCGGCGTGCCGCAAATCGAGGTGTCGTTCGACATCGACGCCAACGGCATCGTCCACGTCAGCGCCAAGGACCTGGGCACCGGCAAGGTGCAGCAGGTGCGCGTGGTGAGCAACTCCGGCCTGTCGGAGGCGGAGATCCAGGCGATGATCTCCGACGCGCAGTCGCACGCCTCCGACGACAAGAAGAAGAAGGAGCTGGCGGAGCTGCGCAACAACGCGGACGGCCTCATCTACACGACGGAGAAGAGCCTGGAGGAGTACGCCAGCCTCCTGTCGGAGAAGGACCGCGAGGAAATCAAGACGGACCTGGAGCGGCTCAAGGGCCTGCTCAACACCTCCGACGCCGCCGCCCTCAAGGAGGCCTTCCAGCGGCTGGAGGGCAGCGCGTACCGCATCGCGGACGCCATCTACACCGGCCAGGCCAGCTAG
- the grpE gene encoding nucleotide exchange factor GrpE: MRDVAGASEKDSIQAEIGQDVIDAAVRSVERHSQAEEDEVTVIEVEASGASSSDEGGPVPAEGDTGTPEEAPAATTEEVAALRQEVEALKAQVEFSQAKGRETMERLREAHERAKEAQERMVRAAADLENYRKRAQKEKEEVQRFGSEKLLKDLLPVMDNLDRALEAATKSPDLDSFQKGVAMTRKSFEDALARHGVKAFSARGQPFDPRVHEAIQQVETADTPAGHVAYEVVRGFFLNDRLVRPAMVVVARAPEAAAPQAAAPVEPTASTTSPESAAPTTPSAEDEPRAEASEQSERSTSGGSQ; the protein is encoded by the coding sequence GTGCGCGACGTGGCCGGCGCGAGTGAAAAGGACAGCATCCAGGCGGAAATCGGGCAGGACGTCATCGACGCGGCGGTTCGCAGCGTCGAGCGTCACAGTCAGGCGGAAGAGGACGAGGTGACCGTCATCGAGGTGGAAGCCTCCGGTGCCTCGTCGTCCGACGAAGGAGGGCCCGTTCCCGCGGAAGGGGACACGGGGACTCCAGAGGAGGCCCCGGCCGCCACGACGGAGGAGGTCGCCGCGCTCCGACAGGAGGTCGAGGCGCTCAAGGCCCAGGTGGAGTTCAGCCAGGCCAAGGGCCGCGAGACGATGGAGCGGCTGCGCGAGGCGCACGAGCGCGCGAAGGAGGCGCAGGAGCGCATGGTCCGCGCCGCCGCCGACCTGGAGAACTACCGCAAGCGCGCGCAGAAGGAGAAGGAGGAGGTCCAGCGCTTCGGCTCCGAGAAGCTGCTCAAGGACCTGCTCCCGGTGATGGACAACCTGGACCGCGCCCTGGAGGCGGCCACCAAGTCCCCCGACCTGGACAGCTTCCAGAAGGGCGTGGCCATGACGCGCAAGTCCTTCGAGGACGCGCTCGCCCGCCACGGCGTGAAGGCCTTCAGCGCCAGGGGCCAGCCGTTCGACCCGCGCGTCCACGAGGCCATCCAACAGGTGGAGACCGCGGACACGCCCGCCGGCCACGTGGCCTACGAGGTGGTGCGCGGCTTCTTCCTCAACGACCGGCTGGTTCGTCCGGCCATGGTCGTCGTCGCGCGCGCGCCGGAGGCCGCCGCGCCCCAGGCCGCCGCGCCCGTGGAGCCCACCGCTTCAACCACTTCGCCGGAGTCCGCGGCGCCGACGACCCCGTCGGCGGAAGATGAACCGCGCGCCGAGGCGTCCGAGCAGTCCGAGCGCAGCACGTCCGGGGGGAGTCAGTAA
- a CDS encoding transcriptional regulator, with the protein MAEKWDKQLMDFLKRTGDELKRTTDDLRGEAQRLLKEVKDPEKQAKVKEGLEQLRSWAASTTKVAAEKIEQAAQQVESAVERAFKAPRDEDRAPPTGAAQASKGPTEPASEHAAPTPAPSRAPKKPGTKSIGRKKAASKGAASGSGKRAAKKAATAPKKTLGRSPRKPTAGT; encoded by the coding sequence ATGGCCGAGAAGTGGGACAAGCAGCTCATGGACTTCCTGAAGCGCACCGGGGACGAGCTCAAGCGCACGACCGACGACCTTCGCGGCGAGGCGCAGCGTCTGCTCAAGGAAGTGAAGGACCCGGAGAAGCAGGCCAAGGTGAAGGAGGGGCTGGAGCAGCTGCGCAGCTGGGCGGCCAGCACCACCAAGGTGGCGGCGGAGAAGATCGAACAGGCCGCGCAGCAGGTGGAGAGCGCCGTGGAGCGCGCCTTCAAGGCGCCTCGGGACGAGGACCGCGCCCCTCCAACTGGCGCTGCCCAGGCCAGCAAGGGCCCCACGGAGCCCGCGTCCGAGCACGCCGCGCCCACCCCCGCGCCCTCCCGGGCCCCCAAGAAGCCGGGGACCAAGTCCATCGGGCGCAAGAAGGCCGCGTCCAAGGGCGCCGCCTCCGGATCCGGCAAGCGCGCGGCGAAGAAGGCCGCCACCGCCCCCAAGAAGACGCTGGGCCGCTCGCCGCGCAAGCCCACCGCCGGAACGTGA
- a CDS encoding putative Ig domain-containing protein yields the protein MNLFRLTATLAVLVLSSACSGSNHQDPGGGPRLSTTPALTDTTVGATYEERIVATGGTAPLRYGIQGELPPGFSFYPSDGRLTGPATASGEFSVTVDVWDVENSRDTRTFTLKVWPAPVLAAQVPPVGTVSTAYSHTFGVTGGRPPVTLSLVAGALPSGLQLSQEGQLTGTPEDVGTSTFTLQAKDASGVKVEGAFTLEVKQATGPVTTFPLSVGNWNIEWFGDPVEGPADDARQLANVTTVLRDANKDLWGLAEVVSTDQFNTLKSQLSGYDGFLANDSRVVDGSTYYSTNEQKLGVLYKTDLAQVLGARIILGEYNSEFAGRPPLRVDMRLTRGTSKVDLTLIVVHLKAMATAPDYEQRVQEGQLLKSYLDANLPTQRVMVVGDWNDDVDQSTTTNTTTGTKYDTPFRPIVNDTARYTYVTQALSLAGVGSTVGRNTFIDHQLASNEMFEAYVANSTEVIHPSLTSYSTTTSDHYPIFSRYDFGQVASGPLRLTAPNGGEALAAGSAFDITWVATGVTSVKLEYSTDDGTTWKGITASTPAASGRYTWTVPADVSTQARVRVTDTQRATVSDTSDAAFQLNGGPSQVFINEYLPQPFPPAGSTTPDYDQMFVEILNTGATTVDLGSWELHDEESKSGAKPPRHVFPAGTLLGPGQVYVVFSGASAVPVGMPHATYASNNDGLRFNRSNDGVYLLRPGGVVQDQATYGATTQGTSFNRNPDGSNVGAWAPHTNLSTLPASPGTRVDGSAF from the coding sequence ATGAACCTGTTCCGACTGACGGCGACGCTCGCCGTCCTGGTCCTCTCGAGCGCCTGCTCCGGCAGCAACCACCAGGACCCGGGCGGCGGTCCCCGCCTGTCCACCACCCCCGCGCTGACGGACACCACGGTGGGCGCCACCTATGAGGAGCGCATCGTCGCCACGGGCGGCACCGCCCCCTTGCGCTATGGCATCCAGGGCGAGCTGCCCCCGGGCTTCTCCTTCTACCCCTCCGACGGGCGGCTGACGGGGCCGGCCACCGCCTCCGGAGAGTTCTCCGTCACGGTGGACGTCTGGGACGTGGAGAACAGCCGGGACACGCGCACCTTCACCCTGAAGGTCTGGCCGGCGCCGGTGCTCGCGGCCCAGGTGCCTCCCGTCGGCACGGTGAGCACCGCCTACTCGCACACCTTCGGCGTCACCGGCGGCCGTCCGCCGGTCACCCTCTCGCTGGTGGCCGGCGCGCTCCCGTCGGGCCTCCAGCTGTCGCAGGAGGGCCAGCTGACGGGAACGCCGGAGGACGTGGGCACCTCCACCTTCACCCTGCAAGCCAAGGACGCCAGCGGCGTGAAGGTGGAGGGCGCGTTCACCCTGGAGGTGAAGCAGGCCACGGGCCCCGTCACCACCTTCCCGCTGTCGGTGGGCAACTGGAACATCGAGTGGTTCGGCGACCCGGTGGAGGGCCCGGCGGACGACGCGAGGCAGCTGGCGAACGTGACGACGGTCCTCCGGGACGCGAACAAGGACCTGTGGGGCCTGGCGGAGGTCGTCAGCACCGACCAGTTCAACACGCTCAAGTCGCAGCTCAGCGGCTACGACGGCTTCCTGGCCAACGACAGCCGGGTGGTCGACGGCAGCACGTACTACTCCACCAACGAGCAGAAGCTGGGCGTGCTCTACAAGACGGACCTGGCGCAGGTGCTGGGCGCGCGCATCATCCTGGGTGAGTACAACTCCGAGTTCGCCGGCCGGCCGCCCCTGCGCGTGGACATGCGCCTCACCCGGGGCACCTCCAAGGTCGACCTCACGCTCATCGTGGTCCACCTCAAGGCGATGGCCACCGCCCCGGACTACGAGCAGCGCGTGCAGGAGGGCCAGCTGCTCAAGAGCTACCTGGACGCGAACCTGCCCACGCAGCGGGTGATGGTGGTGGGCGACTGGAACGACGACGTGGACCAGTCCACGACGACCAACACAACGACGGGCACGAAGTACGACACGCCCTTCCGCCCCATCGTCAACGACACGGCCCGCTACACCTACGTCACCCAGGCCCTGTCGCTGGCGGGCGTGGGCTCCACGGTGGGCCGCAACACCTTCATCGACCACCAGCTCGCCTCCAACGAGATGTTCGAGGCGTACGTGGCCAACTCGACGGAGGTGATTCACCCGTCCCTCACCAGCTACAGCACCACCACGTCGGACCACTACCCCATCTTCAGCCGCTACGACTTCGGCCAGGTGGCATCCGGGCCGCTGCGGCTCACCGCGCCCAACGGCGGCGAGGCGCTCGCCGCGGGCTCCGCCTTCGACATCACCTGGGTGGCCACGGGCGTCACCAGCGTCAAGCTGGAGTACTCGACGGACGACGGGACGACGTGGAAGGGCATCACCGCCTCCACGCCCGCCGCGTCCGGGCGCTACACCTGGACGGTGCCCGCGGACGTCAGCACCCAGGCGCGCGTGCGCGTCACCGACACGCAGCGCGCCACCGTCTCCGACACCAGCGACGCCGCCTTCCAGCTCAACGGCGGGCCGTCCCAGGTGTTCATCAACGAGTACCTGCCGCAGCCCTTCCCTCCGGCCGGGAGCACGACGCCGGACTACGACCAGATGTTCGTCGAGATCCTCAACACCGGCGCCACGACGGTGGACCTGGGGAGCTGGGAGCTGCACGACGAGGAGTCCAAGAGCGGCGCGAAGCCGCCCCGGCACGTCTTCCCCGCCGGGACGCTGCTCGGGCCGGGCCAGGTGTACGTGGTGTTCTCCGGCGCGTCCGCGGTGCCCGTGGGCATGCCCCACGCGACGTACGCCAGCAACAACGACGGCCTGCGCTTCAACCGCAGCAACGACGGCGTCTACCTGCTGCGCCCGGGGGGCGTGGTGCAGGACCAGGCCACCTACGGCGCCACCACCCAGGGCACCTCCTTCAACCGCAACCCGGACGGCAGCAACGTCGGCGCCTGGGCGCCCCACACCAACCTGTCCACCCTCCCCGCCTCGCCCGGCACGCGCGTCGACGGCTCGGCCTTCTGA